In Bermanella sp. WJH001, the following are encoded in one genomic region:
- the fliR gene encoding flagellar biosynthetic protein FliR, producing the protein MEPGLGFILNLDGAEISSWVSRYMWPFARIAGFFMVMPLFGTRLVTQRVRLYLALATTVVVTPLLPPMPVIESLSVQTMIIIAQQIFIGIALAFALEILMNIFIMSGQLVAMQTGLGMAMMVDPSNGVNVAVVAQWFLIFVNLLFISLNGHLVAIEVMTDSFYTIPVGEGMLSGNTLMEVALLAQWMFSAAIVLALPAIAAMLVVNIAFGVMARLAPQLNIFAVGFPVTMMLGLIVLWITFSGYGDKFSGLLSETFQFMRSYRA; encoded by the coding sequence ATGGAACCAGGCCTAGGATTCATACTCAATTTAGACGGTGCCGAAATATCCAGTTGGGTGAGTCGTTATATGTGGCCTTTTGCACGTATTGCTGGATTTTTTATGGTGATGCCTTTGTTTGGTACGCGTTTGGTTACCCAACGTGTCAGATTATATTTGGCATTAGCAACCACGGTTGTGGTGACCCCCTTGTTACCTCCCATGCCTGTCATTGAATCACTCAGTGTACAAACCATGATTATTATTGCACAACAAATTTTCATTGGTATTGCTTTGGCGTTTGCTTTAGAAATTTTGATGAACATTTTCATCATGTCTGGTCAGCTTGTGGCCATGCAAACGGGTTTGGGTATGGCCATGATGGTTGACCCATCTAATGGGGTCAACGTTGCGGTGGTTGCTCAGTGGTTTTTAATTTTTGTAAATTTATTGTTTATTTCTTTAAATGGTCACTTAGTTGCGATTGAAGTGATGACAGACAGTTTTTATACCATCCCCGTGGGTGAAGGGATGCTTTCAGGTAATACATTAATGGAAGTTGCGCTCTTAGCCCAGTGGATGTTCAGCGCAGCCATTGTATTAGCATTACCAGCCATCGCAGCTATGTTGGTAGTCAATATAGCCTTTGGTGTAATGGCAAGACTTGCGCCCCAGCTTAATATTTTTGCTGTGGGTTTTCCTGTTACCATGATGTTGGGTTTAATTGTCTTATGGATAACCTTCTCAGGTTATGGTGATAAATTTTCAGGTTTACTCTCTGAAACGTTTCAGTTCATGCGAAGCTATAGAGCATGA
- the flhB gene encoding flagellar biosynthesis protein FlhB, with the protein MAEGDSSQEKTEEPTAKRLQKAREDGQIPRSKELSTSLVLIVGALSLWIFGGFIYSGAENIFRFNFALERSHLFDEKEMVIHLSASALEAILVISPVMIALIIAAVLGPLALGGWMFSGKSLLPKLSRISPLAGFKRMFGLKSLVELLKSWAKVLVIAACTILLFFSLENSILYLNQEPDRQAIIHAMDLVMLGALALAISTLLISIIDVPFQIYDFTKKMKMSLQEVKDEHKDTEGKPEVKQRIRRLQYEMSQRKMMQDVPEADVVITNPTHYAVALKYHSEGMEAPVLVAKGADEVAMKIREIAKAHKVPIVEAPALARSVYTYTRVGKEIPEGLYVAIAQVLAFVYQLNQYFKGLGPKPKQPVFPVPPNLRA; encoded by the coding sequence ATGGCTGAAGGTGATAGCAGTCAAGAAAAAACGGAGGAACCCACGGCCAAGCGCTTACAAAAAGCGCGAGAAGATGGCCAAATTCCCCGATCAAAAGAATTAAGTACTAGCTTAGTATTAATTGTAGGCGCCTTATCACTTTGGATTTTTGGTGGGTTTATTTATAGTGGCGCTGAAAACATCTTTAGATTTAATTTTGCCTTAGAAAGAAGCCATTTATTTGATGAAAAAGAAATGGTTATTCATTTGTCCGCATCGGCACTTGAAGCCATTTTAGTTATTTCTCCTGTGATGATTGCATTAATTATTGCTGCTGTTTTAGGTCCCCTTGCCTTGGGGGGCTGGATGTTTAGTGGTAAATCGTTATTGCCCAAACTCAGTCGTATTAGTCCGTTGGCTGGTTTTAAGAGAATGTTTGGCTTAAAAAGCTTGGTTGAGTTGTTAAAAAGTTGGGCAAAAGTTTTAGTGATAGCGGCGTGTACTATTTTATTGTTTTTTTCCCTAGAAAATTCCATTTTATATCTCAATCAAGAACCGGATCGTCAAGCCATTATTCATGCAATGGATCTGGTGATGCTAGGGGCATTAGCGTTAGCAATTAGCACATTATTGATCAGCATTATTGATGTGCCTTTTCAAATTTATGATTTCACCAAAAAAATGAAAATGAGTTTGCAAGAGGTAAAAGACGAACACAAAGATACTGAAGGGAAACCAGAGGTTAAACAAAGAATACGTCGACTTCAGTACGAAATGAGCCAACGAAAAATGATGCAAGATGTGCCTGAGGCCGATGTTGTCATCACTAACCCAACTCACTATGCCGTGGCTTTAAAATATCATAGTGAAGGCATGGAGGCACCCGTGCTGGTAGCCAAAGGCGCGGATGAGGTCGCAATGAAAATAAGAGAGATAGCAAAAGCCCATAAAGTACCCATAGTCGAAGCACCTGCTTTAGCCCGCTCAGTGTATACCTATACCCGTGTGGGTAAAGAAATCCCTGAAGGGTTATACGTCGCGATTGCTCAAGTATTAGCGTTTGTTTACCAGCTTAATCAGTACTTTAAAGGCCTGGGTCCTAAACCAAAACAACCGGTATTCCCTGTGCCACCAAATTTAAGAGCATAG
- a CDS encoding GNAT family N-acetyltransferase produces the protein MTNGPINYRQFDVTDIAYQQSLKIRESILRQPLGLTLSHKDVEGDAQQIHIGAFEQANLIGCIIVASLDNEPASFRIRQMAVKASHRQQGIGRNLVLMAEQCIQHHHGTRIVLDARKTAIGFYQSLNYQCTSSEFIANTIAHVVMEKKLINNLCS, from the coding sequence GTGACGAACGGCCCTATAAACTACCGACAATTTGACGTGACGGATATTGCCTATCAGCAATCACTCAAAATTAGGGAATCCATTTTACGCCAGCCATTAGGTTTAACGCTAAGTCATAAAGACGTTGAAGGTGACGCTCAGCAAATTCATATTGGCGCATTTGAGCAAGCCAATTTGATTGGCTGCATCATAGTTGCATCATTAGATAATGAGCCTGCTTCATTTCGCATACGGCAAATGGCCGTTAAAGCATCCCATAGGCAGCAAGGCATTGGTCGAAATTTAGTGTTGATGGCTGAACAATGCATTCAACACCATCACGGCACACGAATCGTATTAGACGCTAGAAAAACCGCCATAGGGTTTTATCAATCTCTTAATTATCAATGTACTTCTTCTGAATTTATAGCAAACACCATTGCCCATGTCGTGATGGAAAAGAAATTGATAAATAACCTATGCTCTTAA
- the flhA gene encoding flagellar biosynthesis protein FlhA has translation MAVTRASLPQINFKQVLLQGRSLLAGNLGVPVMLMVLLGMMTLPVPTFLLDVFFTFNIALAIVVLMVSIYAGRPLDFAIFPSVLLIATLLRLALNVASTRVVLLEGHEGGAAAGKVIEAFGEVLVGGNYAVGLVVFLILMIINFVVVTKGAGRISEVSARFTLDAMPGKQMAIDADLNAGLIDADAAKTRRKDVANEADFYGSMDGASKFVKGDAIAGMLILLINIIGGLAIGMAQHDLDFSRATEVYALLTIGDGLVAQIPSLLLSTATAIIVTRNNDERDMGGQVFDQMFGSARALAVASGILILMGLIPGMPHLAFLGLGALSAGISYLIYKRDQKVEVVDEGIGGSARQAAQKSAGGAASPAQGQSPGSQPLKALPGNDSKEVDWDDVEAVDIIGLEVGYRLIPLVDKNQGGQLLSRIKGIRRKLSQDLGFLIPSVHIRDNLDLMPNAYRILLMGVSVAEAIIEPDKEMAINPGQVFGTLDGTVTKDPAFGLDAVWIDDYKKDQAQTLGYTVVDSSTVVATHLNQLLQKHAHELIGHEEVQQMLDRLAKISPKLAEELVPNTLNLSQLLSVLQNLLTEGVPVRDMRSIAEALANTKIDSQDTAALTVQVRKVLKRLIIQSIYGNADDLSVITLEPSLEQLLLKTVQQSKQQNGGADNMILEPSMAEKLQNSLLEAARNQEMAGNPAVLLVSGMLRPVLANFVKTITDTLHVVSYQEVPDNKQITIAATIGA, from the coding sequence ATGGCCGTAACTCGCGCAAGCTTACCACAAATTAATTTCAAGCAAGTATTGCTACAAGGGCGCTCGTTACTCGCCGGTAATTTAGGCGTGCCGGTCATGCTCATGGTGCTTTTGGGCATGATGACCTTACCGGTACCGACTTTTCTGTTGGATGTTTTTTTCACCTTTAATATTGCCTTAGCCATAGTGGTTTTGATGGTGAGTATCTATGCAGGGCGTCCCTTAGACTTTGCCATTTTCCCCAGTGTTTTATTGATCGCCACCTTACTGCGTTTAGCATTAAACGTAGCATCCACTCGTGTTGTGTTACTTGAAGGTCACGAAGGTGGCGCGGCTGCGGGTAAAGTCATCGAAGCCTTTGGCGAAGTGTTGGTAGGTGGTAATTACGCGGTGGGTTTAGTGGTGTTTTTAATCCTGATGATTATCAACTTTGTGGTGGTGACAAAAGGTGCTGGCAGGATATCAGAAGTAAGTGCGCGTTTTACCTTGGATGCCATGCCGGGTAAACAAATGGCCATCGATGCGGATTTAAACGCAGGGTTAATTGATGCCGATGCCGCTAAAACTCGTCGAAAAGATGTGGCTAACGAGGCCGACTTTTATGGTTCTATGGACGGTGCCAGTAAGTTTGTAAAAGGGGATGCCATTGCGGGCATGCTCATATTATTAATTAATATCATAGGTGGTCTTGCCATTGGTATGGCCCAGCATGATCTTGATTTTTCTCGTGCCACCGAGGTGTATGCATTGTTAACCATTGGTGATGGTTTGGTGGCACAGATTCCATCACTTCTATTATCAACCGCCACGGCGATCATTGTGACTCGAAACAATGACGAGCGAGACATGGGCGGGCAAGTGTTTGATCAAATGTTTGGCTCAGCTCGCGCCCTAGCGGTGGCTTCTGGCATCTTGATTTTAATGGGTTTAATTCCTGGTATGCCGCATTTGGCATTTTTAGGTTTAGGGGCGTTGTCTGCGGGTATCTCATATTTAATTTACAAGCGCGATCAAAAAGTTGAAGTGGTGGATGAAGGCATTGGGGGCTCAGCGCGTCAAGCAGCGCAGAAATCCGCCGGTGGCGCGGCTTCACCAGCACAAGGTCAAAGCCCGGGTTCTCAACCTCTTAAAGCGTTACCCGGTAATGACAGTAAAGAAGTGGACTGGGACGATGTAGAAGCGGTGGATATTATTGGTTTAGAAGTGGGTTACCGCTTAATTCCCCTAGTGGATAAAAACCAAGGTGGACAATTACTTAGCCGAATAAAAGGCATTCGCCGTAAGTTATCACAAGATTTAGGGTTTCTGATTCCCAGTGTTCATATTCGTGACAACTTAGATTTAATGCCCAACGCTTACCGTATTTTATTAATGGGGGTCAGTGTCGCAGAAGCGATTATTGAACCTGACAAAGAAATGGCCATTAATCCTGGGCAGGTTTTTGGCACCCTAGATGGCACAGTGACCAAAGACCCGGCTTTTGGTTTAGATGCAGTTTGGATTGATGATTATAAAAAAGACCAAGCACAAACCCTAGGTTATACCGTCGTAGATTCCAGCACGGTTGTGGCAACCCACCTCAATCAGCTTTTACAAAAACATGCACACGAATTAATTGGCCATGAAGAAGTTCAGCAAATGTTGGATCGTCTTGCCAAAATCTCGCCTAAGTTAGCCGAAGAGTTAGTGCCTAATACACTTAATCTGAGTCAATTATTAAGTGTGTTGCAAAATTTATTAACAGAAGGTGTACCGGTTCGCGACATGCGATCAATCGCTGAAGCTTTGGCCAATACCAAGATTGATAGTCAAGATACTGCCGCCCTTACGGTACAAGTACGCAAGGTTCTTAAACGCTTAATCATTCAAAGTATTTACGGTAATGCGGATGATCTATCTGTTATTACCCTTGAGCCATCATTGGAACAGTTATTGCTCAAAACAGTACAGCAAAGTAAACAGCAAAATGGTGGCGCGGATAATATGATTTTAGAGCCAAGCATGGCCGAGAAACTACAAAACTCATTATTAGAAGCGGCCCGTAATCAAGAGATGGCTGGCAACCCTGCGGTGTTATTAGTGAGTGGCATGTTACGTCCGGTGTTAGCCAATTTTGTTAAAACCATTACCGATACTTTGCATGTGGTGTCGTATCAAGAAGTGCCAGATAACAAGCAAATTACCATTGCTGCCACCATAGGGGCATAA
- the flhF gene encoding flagellar biosynthesis protein FlhF — MKVRRFTASSMQKALKTVRDEMGPDAVILSNHRVNGGVEIIVAQNYEPVSAKKTAPVYHDDDLEELEDKKAPQVTNKPKNANPWPFLNDHERHDVEEQLKLQDQLEALKRQREKEHAPINQTKEMPTSMNVRSKSDLQQSLQQIKQQRQDPSYAYQPPESAAVHKTQDKQETAKSQHNQQILNDVRNELNDLKDLLVNHSGAVPAPQANNFVWKKFSPANALQAKLWQRLEQMGFDDWIIYQLLHKVQSHADEKQTWQTMLHDLAQHINISPSDRLKRGGVFALVGPTGAGKTTTIAKMAVRYTLEHEGAKVGLITMDNYRLAAHDQLRTLGQILGVPVQVADQDHPLSACIKELEQCDLVLIDTAGLTPEHPMLKYQLDQLAQLNTPVNTLLALPATSNSRVLRKVYQNYKAAKLSGCVLTKIDEASSLGDAITVLLECKLNLAYSTDGQRIPDDFDPANAKALVKEAVKMAQQEQQVAAQHQMAAGAW, encoded by the coding sequence ATGAAGGTACGTCGTTTTACTGCCAGCAGTATGCAAAAAGCGTTAAAAACCGTTCGTGATGAAATGGGGCCTGATGCGGTAATTTTATCTAACCATCGAGTGAACGGTGGTGTTGAAATTATTGTTGCTCAAAACTATGAACCGGTTAGCGCTAAAAAAACGGCGCCTGTTTATCATGATGATGATCTTGAAGAACTTGAAGATAAAAAAGCCCCGCAAGTTACAAACAAACCTAAAAACGCAAATCCTTGGCCTTTTCTAAATGATCATGAGCGCCATGATGTTGAAGAGCAGTTAAAACTGCAAGATCAGTTAGAAGCCCTAAAGCGCCAGCGTGAAAAAGAACACGCACCAATCAATCAAACAAAAGAAATGCCCACATCAATGAATGTGCGCAGTAAATCGGATTTACAGCAATCACTTCAGCAAATTAAGCAACAACGTCAGGATCCCAGTTACGCTTATCAGCCACCAGAATCCGCGGCAGTGCATAAAACCCAGGACAAACAAGAGACGGCCAAATCCCAGCATAACCAACAAATTTTGAATGACGTTCGCAATGAATTAAACGACCTTAAAGATTTATTGGTCAATCATTCTGGTGCAGTCCCTGCGCCGCAAGCCAATAATTTTGTGTGGAAAAAATTCAGCCCAGCCAATGCATTGCAAGCCAAGCTCTGGCAGCGCCTTGAGCAAATGGGGTTTGATGATTGGATTATTTATCAGCTACTGCACAAGGTTCAAAGCCATGCAGATGAAAAACAAACGTGGCAAACCATGCTGCATGACCTTGCTCAACATATCAATATTAGCCCCAGTGATCGTTTAAAACGCGGTGGCGTGTTTGCTTTAGTTGGCCCAACAGGCGCCGGTAAAACCACGACGATTGCGAAAATGGCGGTGCGTTACACCCTTGAGCACGAAGGGGCAAAAGTGGGCTTGATCACCATGGATAACTATCGTTTAGCGGCCCATGATCAACTGCGCACGTTAGGGCAAATTTTAGGGGTACCGGTACAAGTGGCCGATCAAGATCATCCTTTAAGTGCTTGCATCAAAGAACTTGAACAGTGCGATCTGGTATTAATCGACACAGCAGGATTAACCCCTGAGCACCCCATGTTGAAATATCAGTTAGATCAATTAGCTCAATTAAACACCCCGGTTAATACATTACTGGCCTTACCCGCCACCAGTAACTCCCGAGTACTGCGTAAGGTTTACCAAAATTATAAAGCGGCAAAATTAAGCGGCTGTGTATTGACCAAAATTGATGAAGCCAGCAGCTTGGGTGATGCGATTACGGTCTTGCTCGAATGCAAACTGAATTTGGCCTACAGCACAGATGGGCAGCGTATTCCTGATGATTTTGACCCTGCAAACGCTAAAGCATTGGTCAAAGAAGCTGTGAAAATGGCTCAACAAGAACAGCAAGTGGCCGCGCAACATCAAATGGCAGCAGGGGCTTGGTAA